TTGAGCATCGAGCTGATGCTGCCGTCTCGGTGCAGATAACCGAACCACTCGCCGTGCACTGGATCAGGGAAATGGTCATACGCCCAGTCGTGGATCATTTGGTGCCAGGTGGCATATTTCGATTCACCGGTGAGTTGATGGGCGAGCAATGTGGCGATGATCGTTTCATTCTGCGGCCACCAGAATTTCATGTCGTGCCAGTATTCCTGGATGGGCCGACCCTTCACGTCGACAAAGTATAGGATTCCCCCATGCTCCTGGTCCCAACCCCGTTGCCACATCCAGTCAAGCATCTGGCAGCCAGTTCGAATGAGTGAGGCATCCCCGCGAAGCTGTCCTTCCTGCATGATGAACCAAGCACCCTCGATCGCATGACCGGGATTGAGCAACCGTCCGTCGAAATGGTCGACCAAATCACCCGTCGGGCTCACCGTCTCCATGACGCATTGGATATCTTCCTTGAAATGATAGTGCTTGATGTCGTCAATACTTCGATTAATCCACGCGTCGGCATCGGGCAGCCCGATGGACTCGCGGAGCTCCTGGGCGGTCACAAGGGCAATCATTGGAAATCCAATGCCCCGGGTCGGTCGCGTCGAGGTGAATTTTGGCTCGACGCCCTGGGGATTCAGGTTGTGGTTTATAAATCGTTGAAATGTGCGGCTCGCTTTTTCGGCGTATTGGTCCTCGCCGGTCGCCTTGAAAAGTTCACCGTAGGCAATCGCTGCAAAGCTCTCCGAGAATGCATAGCGGCGTTTGCGGATTGGCTTTCCGTCACGGGTTACATGGAACCACATCCGACCATCTGATGAATCGAAACAATGATCGTCGAGAAATCGAGCGCCGTGCTTCGCCAGTTCCAGCCATTCTTCACGGGGTTCGACGTTGTTGTATAGCTCACCCAGTAGCCAGGTGAATCGGCCCT
This genomic window from Allorhodopirellula heiligendammensis contains:
- a CDS encoding AGE family epimerase/isomerase — encoded protein: MDETRRNELLATYRDGLLNDTLPFWINHCVDREHGGFMMSLDRDGAVIDTDKGVWQQGRFTWLLGELYNNVEPREEWLELAKHGARFLDDHCFDSSDGRMWFHVTRDGKPIRKRRYAFSESFAAIAYGELFKATGEDQYAEKASRTFQRFINHNLNPQGVEPKFTSTRPTRGIGFPMIALVTAQELRESIGLPDADAWINRSIDDIKHYHFKEDIQCVMETVSPTGDLVDHFDGRLLNPGHAIEGAWFIMQEGQLRGDASLIRTGCQMLDWMWQRGWDQEHGGILYFVDVKGRPIQEYWHDMKFWWPQNETIIATLLAHQLTGESKYATWHQMIHDWAYDHFPDPVHGEWFGYLHRDGSISSMLKGNLWKGPFHMPRMQLMCWKMLADSPKQRVTH